In Oncorhynchus gorbuscha isolate QuinsamMale2020 ecotype Even-year linkage group LG08, OgorEven_v1.0, whole genome shotgun sequence, one genomic interval encodes:
- the LOC124042235 gene encoding polymeric immunoglobulin receptor-like — MAPHLSLLLVIFSRLSGAYGVSTVSKVSVKTGNYITIPCRYDQRYIQYVKYWCQGDYWNSCSALVRTDQPKISGTVSISDDVTRRIFSVNMTDLQPEDSGYYWCAVETAGRDQSTYLHLSVTTGTPELYVDQQEVTGVEGGSVTVHCYYSNTVVKKWLWCKMGIYYVPLVGRYSGILDGTSVTSQQNIDHNNRHILTVTLNGLNMGDTGWYWCSRGDLQMPVHITVNQLTTTQSTTPASTTTPTPSSTIIISTVNQLTTTQTDTIINKQTTQDISLTSPTTVDPAVSSSTSQAPVNNTHHVAQGWERTLFYLQKTVNAVLFILCNVIAVVKFRATRL; from the exons ATggctcctcatctctccctcctcctagtCATCTTCTCCAGACTCTCAG GAGCGTACGGTGTGTCAACTGTGAGTAAGGTGTCTGTGAAGACAGGAAACTACATCACCATCCCATGTCGCTATGATCAGAGATACATACAATATGTCAAATACTGGTGTCAAGGAGATTACTGGAATTCTTGTTCTGCTCTTGTACGCACGGACCAACCAAAGATATCTGGGACAGTGTCCATCTCTGATGATGTCACCCGAAGAATCTTCTCTGTTAACATGACTGATCTGCAGCCAGAGGACTCTGGATATTACTGGTGTGCTGTGGAGACTGCAGGACGAGATCAAAGTACATACTTGCACCTGTCAGTCACCACAG GTACACCAGAACTCTATGTGGACCAACAGGAAGTTACTGGAGTAGAAGGAGGGAGTGTCACTGTCCATTGTTACTATAGTAACACTGTGGTTAAGAAGTGGTTGTGGTGTAAGATGGGTATCTACTATGTCCCCTTGGTGGGGAGATATTCAGGGATTTTAGATGGAACATcagtgacatcacagcagaacattGATCACAACAACAGACACATTTTAACAGTGACTCTGAATGGATTGAATATGGGAGATACTGGCTGGTACTGGTGTTCCAGAGGAGATCTACAGATGCCTGTTCACATCACTGTCAATCAactgaccacaacacagagtacCACACCTgcctccaccaccacccctaccccttCTTCCACCATCATCATCTCCACTGTTAATCAactgaccacaacacagactgacacCATCATTA ACAAACAGACTACTCAAGACATCTCTCTGACCTCGCCCACAACTGTAGATCCTGCtgtctcctcttccacctctcagGCCCCAGTCAACAACACACATCATGTAGCCCAGGG ATGGGAGAGAACACTCTTCTACCTTCAGAAAACTGTTAATGCAGTGCTCTTCATCCTGTGCAACGTCATTGCTGTGGTGAAGTTCAGAGCAACCCGACTCTGA